In Methylomonas sp. MK1, the following are encoded in one genomic region:
- a CDS encoding beta-ketoacyl-ACP synthase codes for MVCALGGSNADILAGWLAGRSVQPVPPVWLDSIIPAFGVITQLPAIPSNLKQYDCRNNRLLLSALRQIEASVSKAIARYGAERLGIVVGTSTSGIAEGETAVRVWQETGGMPSHYHYKQQELGGAAEFLAAYLAIRGPAYTVSTTCSSSANALASARRLLRLGVCDAVVVGGADSLCRTTLEGFFALGALSKATCNPFSKNRDGTTIGEGAALFLMTREPGEIALLGVGASADAYHISAPRPDGSCALLAMQAALADAQLKPKQIDYINLHGTATWQNDAMENRAVGQLFGSDTFCSSSKPSTGHCLGAAGALEAGLCWLLLSDLHQESRLPPHLWDGEPDPDMVRLHLVGLENQALKPLQYCLSNSFSFGGNNVSLLIGHP; via the coding sequence ATGGTCTGCGCCCTGGGCGGCAGCAATGCGGATATTTTAGCCGGGTGGCTTGCCGGTCGCTCCGTTCAGCCGGTGCCGCCGGTCTGGCTAGACTCGATCATTCCCGCCTTCGGCGTAATAACCCAGCTACCTGCCATTCCGTCTAACCTCAAACAATACGATTGCCGCAACAACCGTTTGCTGCTGTCGGCGCTCCGCCAGATTGAGGCTTCGGTCAGCAAAGCCATAGCCCGTTACGGCGCGGAACGGCTCGGCATAGTGGTCGGCACCAGTACCTCCGGTATTGCCGAGGGCGAAACCGCAGTGCGGGTATGGCAGGAAACCGGGGGCATGCCAAGCCACTATCACTACAAGCAGCAGGAATTGGGCGGTGCGGCGGAGTTTTTGGCGGCTTACCTGGCGATTCGCGGTCCGGCCTACACCGTGTCCACGACCTGTTCATCCAGCGCCAACGCCCTGGCCTCAGCGCGCCGCCTGTTACGTTTGGGTGTCTGCGATGCGGTCGTGGTCGGCGGAGCTGACAGTTTATGCCGCACCACGCTGGAAGGCTTTTTTGCGTTGGGTGCCCTTAGCAAAGCCACTTGTAATCCGTTCAGTAAAAATCGCGACGGGACGACGATAGGAGAGGGTGCGGCTTTATTTTTAATGACGCGGGAACCCGGCGAAATCGCCTTGCTCGGTGTCGGCGCCAGTGCCGATGCCTATCATATTTCCGCGCCACGTCCTGACGGTAGCTGCGCGTTACTGGCGATGCAGGCTGCGCTGGCCGATGCACAGCTAAAGCCTAAGCAAATCGATTACATCAATCTGCACGGCACCGCAACTTGGCAAAACGATGCGATGGAAAATCGGGCGGTCGGGCAGTTGTTCGGTAGCGATACATTTTGCAGTTCCAGCAAACCATCTACCGGCCATTGTTTGGGTGCGGCGGGTGCGCTCGAAGCCGGTTTGTGCTGGTTGCTACTGTCTGATTTACATCAAGAAAGTCGTTTGCCGCCGCATCTGTGGGATGGCGAACCTGATCCCGACATGGTGCGGCTGCATTTGGTCGGGCTGGAAAACCAGGCGCTAAAGCCGCTACAATACTGCCTCAGCAACTCTTTTTCATTCGGCGGAAACAATGTGTCCTTGCTCATTGGACATCCCTGA
- a CDS encoding L,D-transpeptidase: MNAFAGISRYLDVSITEQHLLLLDNGAVLAEYPVSTAKNGPGEKKGSYCTPTGWHKIRAKIGAGLPINSVLAGRRPTGEIYTPELGLQHPQRDWILSRILWLGGLEPGKNRYGDVDSTWRYIYIHGTPDELMQGQPASHGCLRMLNADLIALFEQVAVGCRVWIHE; this comes from the coding sequence ATGAACGCATTTGCCGGCATCTCTCGCTATCTGGATGTTTCAATTACCGAGCAACACCTACTTTTATTAGACAACGGCGCGGTGCTGGCCGAGTATCCGGTCTCAACGGCTAAAAACGGCCCCGGCGAAAAAAAAGGCAGCTACTGCACGCCGACCGGCTGGCATAAAATCCGCGCCAAAATCGGCGCTGGCCTGCCGATTAACAGCGTCCTTGCCGGCCGCCGGCCCACCGGGGAAATCTACACACCCGAATTAGGCTTACAGCATCCGCAACGCGACTGGATACTCAGCCGTATTCTCTGGCTGGGCGGCCTGGAACCGGGTAAAAACCGCTACGGCGATGTCGATTCCACTTGGCGTTACATTTACATCCACGGCACGCCGGATGAATTGATGCAAGGCCAGCCAGCATCTCACGGTTGTTTGCGCATGCTAAATGCCGATCTGATTGCCTTATTCGAACAAGTTGCAGTGGGTTGCCGGGTGTGGATTCATGAATAG
- a CDS encoding acyl carrier protein, with the protein MKTQEDVFATLRELMSEMFELTPDDITLEANLRQDLDIDSIDAVDLMVRLREITGKRINPEDFKNARTIQDVVDTVYRISAE; encoded by the coding sequence ATGAAGACCCAAGAAGACGTATTCGCCACCTTAAGAGAATTGATGTCGGAAATGTTCGAGTTAACCCCCGATGACATTACCTTGGAGGCGAACTTGCGGCAGGATTTGGACATCGACAGCATAGACGCGGTGGATTTGATGGTCAGGCTGCGCGAGATTACCGGCAAACGCATCAATCCCGAGGATTTCAAAAATGCCCGCACCATCCAGGACGTGGTGGATACTGTGTATCGGATCAGCGCTGAATAG
- a CDS encoding beta-ketoacyl synthase chain length factor, whose product MTESLAEFGIESRLAFTVKHWCFWQSAHHPQTKVWPNGEILPHNQGKPDVGFLPAMQRRRLSPLARAACAVAWRCRGENGDMPSVFFSNHGESQYYFEMLEELAEGEHVSPSRFSQCVHNAIAGLASFHGSSFLPYVALAGGTEGLFSAFLEVGGMLLDAPQVLLVCYEQPLPDAYLPYLTGSQTTWALAMTLARSGGVGPQLHLTREPANGPALAENGLPKLVQAVISGQQSGYCQQDRAIWDWRLDGIS is encoded by the coding sequence TTGACCGAAAGCTTGGCCGAATTTGGTATCGAAAGCCGTTTGGCCTTCACAGTAAAGCACTGGTGTTTCTGGCAATCCGCGCATCATCCCCAGACCAAGGTCTGGCCCAACGGTGAAATATTGCCGCATAACCAAGGCAAACCCGATGTGGGGTTTTTACCGGCGATGCAAAGGCGCAGATTATCGCCTTTAGCCAGAGCCGCCTGCGCTGTGGCCTGGCGCTGTCGCGGCGAAAATGGCGACATGCCCTCGGTGTTTTTTTCAAACCATGGCGAAAGTCAGTATTATTTCGAGATGCTGGAAGAGTTGGCAGAGGGCGAACATGTCTCGCCTAGCCGCTTTAGTCAATGTGTACATAATGCCATCGCCGGCTTGGCGAGTTTTCATGGCTCCAGTTTTCTGCCTTATGTCGCCTTGGCCGGCGGTACGGAAGGGCTGTTTTCGGCTTTTCTGGAAGTCGGCGGCATGCTGCTGGATGCTCCTCAGGTTTTGCTTGTCTGCTACGAACAGCCTCTCCCCGACGCTTATTTACCCTATCTGACCGGCAGTCAAACGACCTGGGCTTTGGCGATGACGCTGGCGAGGTCTGGCGGCGTGGGGCCGCAATTGCATTTGACGCGCGAGCCGGCAAATGGCCCGGCGTTGGCGGAAAATGGCTTGCCGAAGTTAGTTCAAGCAGTCATATCTGGCCAGCAAAGCGGCTATTGTCAGCAGGATAGGGCTATCTGGGATTGGCGTTTGGATGGTATTTCGTGA
- a CDS encoding ApeI family dehydratase, which translates to MSTPTQENQQGVLFPETLVEKIQADGVVLALRIPKDLTYFNGHFDEIAVVPGVVQIQWAVHYARQYLGLTHVFSHMESVKFKELLLPGQELELALHYLQQAGKLTFCYRSAACEYSSGRIYFHDDLI; encoded by the coding sequence TTGAGTACGCCGACGCAGGAAAATCAACAAGGCGTTTTGTTCCCGGAAACGCTAGTCGAAAAAATTCAGGCCGACGGCGTGGTGTTGGCCTTGCGCATTCCCAAAGATCTGACTTATTTCAACGGTCATTTCGATGAAATTGCGGTAGTACCGGGCGTCGTGCAAATCCAATGGGCGGTGCATTATGCCCGGCAATACCTCGGTTTAACCCACGTCTTCAGTCATATGGAATCGGTAAAATTCAAAGAGCTGTTGTTACCTGGACAAGAGCTGGAATTGGCATTGCACTATCTGCAACAAGCCGGCAAACTCACTTTTTGTTACCGCTCGGCAGCCTGCGAATATAGCTCGGGTAGAATCTACTTTCATGACGACCTTATTTAA
- a CDS encoding NAD(P)/FAD-dependent oxidoreductase: MDADVLIIGAGPSGSVAAKMLKQLGHQVVILEKEQFPRFSIGESLLPQCMAFMEAADMLPAVTAEGFQFKNGAAFSRAGKLTEFDFTQKFSPGWGTTFQVPRAHFDKVLADSAEAAGVPIHYQQTILAADFSNPGHASLTSVDAKGVHKEWRAKMVLDASGFGRVLPRLLDLETPSSLSPRRALFTHIEDRIAVSDYDRNKILIAIHPEFHEIWYWLIPFSNGRSSLGVVTPAGFLDQRSGEPLEVLKEMAMEEPRLAELLTHARFDTPANTIGGYSANVKQLYGQGFALLGNAGEFLDPVFSSGVTIAMKSAALAVPLVNRQLRGEPVNWSVEYEQALRKGIEVFRAYVEAWYDGRFQQIIFEENQLASVKAMICSILAGYAWDEENPMTQRSAKKIEAILATYQTA; the protein is encoded by the coding sequence ATGGATGCAGATGTATTGATTATCGGGGCCGGCCCCTCCGGCAGCGTGGCTGCCAAGATGCTGAAACAACTCGGTCACCAGGTGGTGATTCTGGAAAAGGAACAGTTTCCGCGCTTTTCGATTGGCGAAAGCCTGCTACCGCAGTGCATGGCTTTCATGGAAGCCGCTGACATGCTGCCAGCCGTGACGGCGGAAGGTTTTCAATTCAAAAACGGCGCGGCATTTTCCAGAGCCGGCAAACTGACCGAATTCGATTTCACCCAGAAATTCAGCCCGGGCTGGGGCACCACCTTTCAAGTACCGCGCGCCCATTTCGATAAGGTGTTGGCCGATAGCGCCGAAGCGGCCGGCGTGCCCATTCATTATCAACAAACAATTCTGGCAGCCGATTTTAGTAATCCCGGGCATGCCAGCCTGACCAGCGTGGATGCCAAAGGCGTACACAAGGAATGGCGCGCAAAAATGGTATTGGATGCCAGCGGTTTTGGCAGGGTCTTGCCAAGATTGTTGGATCTGGAAACGCCTTCTTCGTTGTCGCCGCGGCGCGCGCTGTTCACGCATATCGAAGATCGGATTGCTGTATCCGATTACGACCGCAATAAAATTTTAATTGCCATTCATCCGGAATTTCATGAAATCTGGTACTGGCTGATTCCATTCAGCAATGGCAGAAGCTCGCTGGGTGTCGTGACGCCAGCCGGTTTTCTGGACCAGCGCAGCGGCGAGCCGTTGGAAGTGCTGAAAGAAATGGCGATGGAGGAACCGCGGCTCGCGGAGTTGTTGACCCACGCCCGTTTCGATACGCCCGCTAATACCATCGGCGGCTACTCGGCCAACGTCAAGCAACTCTATGGCCAGGGTTTTGCCTTACTCGGCAATGCCGGCGAGTTCTTGGATCCGGTGTTTTCATCCGGTGTGACAATTGCGATGAAATCAGCCGCGCTGGCCGTGCCCTTGGTTAACCGGCAATTACGCGGCGAGCCGGTAAACTGGTCTGTCGAATACGAACAGGCTTTGCGCAAAGGCATAGAGGTATTTCGGGCCTATGTGGAGGCCTGGTACGATGGCCGTTTCCAACAAATTATCTTCGAAGAAAATCAGTTGGCCAGCGTCAAAGCCATGATCTGTTCCATCCTGGCCGGCTATGCCTGGGATGAAGAAAACCCGATGACGCAGCGCTCCGCAAAAAAAATCGAGGCCATCTTGGCAACTTATCAAACTGCCTGA
- a CDS encoding beta-ketoacyl-ACP synthase, whose product MLTRRVVVTGMAGFSPIGNDWQEIRSRLLAKQSGIRYIPEWEIYNGLLTRLAGPVENFTLPAHYTRKNTRSMGRVSLLATRASELAMIDAGLLGDPVISGGRTGVAYGSSVGSTPAIADFGRMLINHDIGNLNATTYLKMMGHTTCANVALFFQVRGRVIPSVSACTSGSQGIGYAYEAIKYGLQDVMLAGGAEELCPTEAALFDALYATSTRNSEPELTPRPFDRDRDGLVIGEGACTLVLEERERALARGARIYAEVAGFATNADGVHATQPNADTMQVVMRLAMQDAQLEPQQIAYISAHGTATEQGDIAESHATAAVFGGNTPISSLKSFTGHTLGACGALEAMVAIQMMREGWFHPNLNLDNLDPRCAELDYLTGDGRHIHADYIVSNNFAFGGINTSLVLQRWDS is encoded by the coding sequence GTGTTGACGCGGCGTGTGGTCGTTACCGGTATGGCCGGCTTTTCACCGATTGGTAACGATTGGCAAGAAATCCGCAGCAGACTTCTGGCAAAGCAATCGGGCATTCGCTACATTCCGGAATGGGAGATTTATAACGGTCTGCTGACCCGCTTGGCCGGGCCGGTGGAAAACTTCACGCTGCCGGCGCATTACACCCGTAAAAACACCCGTAGTATGGGCCGAGTCTCGCTATTGGCGACCCGCGCCAGCGAACTGGCCATGATCGATGCCGGTTTGCTGGGCGATCCGGTGATCAGCGGCGGCCGCACCGGCGTAGCCTACGGCTCGTCGGTAGGATCGACGCCGGCCATCGCCGACTTTGGCAGAATGCTGATCAATCACGACATCGGCAATCTGAATGCCACCACCTATCTAAAAATGATGGGGCATACCACCTGCGCCAACGTCGCTTTGTTTTTTCAAGTGCGCGGCCGGGTCATTCCTTCAGTCAGTGCCTGTACCTCGGGTAGCCAGGGCATCGGTTACGCTTACGAAGCGATCAAATACGGTTTGCAGGATGTGATGCTGGCGGGCGGCGCGGAAGAACTTTGCCCGACAGAGGCGGCGTTGTTCGATGCGCTATATGCCACCAGTACCCGGAACTCAGAACCAGAGTTAACCCCCAGACCGTTCGACCGCGACCGCGATGGATTGGTGATAGGGGAGGGTGCTTGTACCTTGGTATTGGAGGAACGGGAACGCGCTTTGGCGCGCGGCGCGCGGATCTACGCCGAAGTTGCCGGGTTTGCCACCAATGCCGACGGTGTGCACGCCACGCAGCCCAATGCCGACACAATGCAGGTGGTGATGCGTCTGGCCATGCAGGATGCTCAGCTTGAGCCGCAGCAAATTGCTTATATCAGTGCGCACGGCACGGCCACCGAGCAGGGCGACATAGCCGAAAGTCATGCAACGGCCGCGGTGTTTGGCGGCAATACCCCGATTAGCAGTTTGAAAAGTTTCACCGGCCATACCTTGGGTGCTTGCGGGGCCTTGGAAGCCATGGTGGCGATTCAGATGATGCGGGAAGGCTGGTTTCATCCCAATTTGAATCTGGATAATCTCGACCCGCGTTGTGCCGAACTGGATTATCTGACCGGCGACGGGCGTCATATCCACGCCGACTACATCGTCAGCAATAATTTTGCGTTTGGCGGTATTAATACGTCCTTGGTTTTACAGCGTTGGGATAGCTGA
- the truA gene encoding tRNA pseudouridine(38-40) synthase TruA has protein sequence MPRIVLGIEYDGSAYAGWQWQDGKATVQGQLEKALSRIANQPITVLCAGRTDAGVHALEQVVHFDCEVERDMHAWLMGGNSHLPDDIRITWAQQAQGDFHARYSAIARAYRYVILNRPMKSALLRTQATWCYQALDEQAMHQAAQALLGEHDFSSFRAQSCQSVSPNRLMHFIDVYRDEQRVIIDLCANAFLHHMVRNIAGVLMEIGMGRRPEDWTAELLETKDRSKAAMTAPPHGLHLAAVFYPEHYAIAKNTLFDKLPADAKRHD, from the coding sequence ATGCCGCGCATCGTTTTAGGTATCGAATACGACGGCAGCGCTTATGCCGGCTGGCAATGGCAGGACGGTAAAGCGACCGTGCAGGGCCAGTTGGAAAAAGCCTTAAGTAGAATCGCCAATCAGCCGATTACCGTACTTTGCGCGGGCCGCACCGATGCCGGCGTGCATGCGCTGGAACAGGTGGTGCATTTCGATTGCGAGGTGGAGCGGGATATGCACGCCTGGTTGATGGGTGGCAACAGCCATCTGCCGGATGACATCCGGATTACTTGGGCGCAACAGGCGCAGGGCGACTTCCACGCCCGATATAGCGCCATAGCCCGCGCTTATCGGTATGTGATACTGAACCGGCCGATGAAGTCGGCTTTGCTGAGAACGCAGGCCACTTGGTGTTATCAAGCGCTGGACGAGCAAGCCATGCATCAAGCCGCGCAGGCTCTACTGGGCGAACACGATTTTTCCTCGTTCCGCGCGCAGAGCTGTCAATCGGTTAGTCCCAATCGCTTGATGCATTTTATCGATGTGTATCGCGACGAACAGCGGGTTATCATCGACCTATGCGCCAATGCGTTTCTGCATCATATGGTCAGGAATATCGCTGGCGTGTTGATGGAAATCGGCATGGGCCGGCGGCCGGAGGATTGGACTGCCGAACTTTTGGAGACCAAAGACCGTTCCAAAGCCGCGATGACCGCGCCGCCGCATGGTTTGCACTTAGCAGCCGTGTTTTACCCGGAGCATTACGCTATCGCCAAAAACACCTTGTTCGATAAACTGCCGGCAGACGCTAAGCGCCATGATTAA
- the rlmD gene encoding 23S rRNA (uracil(1939)-C(5))-methyltransferase RlmD — MAHKKKLPLDPVTVTIESLSHDGRGVSHVNGKVVFIDEALPGETLEFVYTDSRKDYAEGKVVNLISRSEHRVEPACPHFGSCGGCSFQHVDDAEQINFKEDLLRDQFRRIGKVEIPQIWEALTGPHWGYRSKARMGVKWVAKKNRVLVGFRERRNPFLAEIDSCKVMNPIVGEKLIALGEMIAGLTVKDKIPQIEVAIGDNECVLAFRVLEPPTDADKQRLREFAHQHQVSICLQPKGPDTIVPLDGEPEVIPSYALAEQGVKFNFRPAMFTQVNYQINQKMVTRALAALELTKEDRVLDLFCGLGNFTLPLATQAGQVVGVEGDLPLVKHARENAKLNNLDNVEFHVADLTKDLKDQPWSKQKFTKVLLDPSRAGASEVLHNLKHWRPERIVYVSCNPSTLARDAGILVNELGYKLVKAGVMDMFPQTAHVESIALFVK; from the coding sequence ATGGCCCACAAGAAAAAACTCCCCTTAGACCCCGTCACCGTTACCATAGAATCTTTGTCTCACGATGGCCGTGGTGTCAGCCATGTCAACGGCAAAGTTGTGTTCATCGATGAAGCCTTGCCTGGCGAAACGCTGGAATTTGTCTACACCGACAGCCGCAAGGACTATGCGGAAGGCAAAGTGGTTAATCTGATAAGCCGGTCTGAGCATCGGGTCGAACCGGCTTGTCCGCATTTCGGCAGTTGCGGTGGTTGCAGTTTTCAACACGTCGACGACGCCGAACAGATCAACTTCAAAGAAGATTTACTGCGCGATCAGTTCCGCCGCATCGGCAAAGTTGAGATTCCGCAAATCTGGGAAGCATTAACCGGGCCGCATTGGGGATACCGCAGCAAGGCGCGGATGGGCGTGAAATGGGTGGCAAAAAAGAATAGAGTGTTGGTGGGTTTTCGCGAGCGGCGCAACCCGTTTTTAGCGGAAATCGATAGCTGCAAAGTGATGAATCCCATCGTCGGCGAAAAGCTGATTGCCTTGGGGGAGATGATCGCTGGTCTAACAGTGAAAGATAAAATTCCGCAAATCGAAGTCGCTATTGGCGACAACGAATGCGTGCTGGCGTTTCGAGTACTGGAACCGCCCACCGACGCCGATAAACAGAGGCTGCGCGAATTTGCCCATCAGCATCAGGTCAGCATTTGCTTGCAGCCAAAAGGCCCGGACACCATTGTCCCGCTGGACGGTGAACCGGAAGTCATCCCGAGCTATGCCCTAGCCGAACAGGGCGTTAAATTCAATTTCCGCCCGGCGATGTTTACCCAAGTTAATTACCAGATCAATCAAAAAATGGTGACCCGGGCTTTGGCTGCGCTGGAATTGACCAAGGAAGACAGGGTGTTGGATTTGTTCTGCGGTTTGGGTAATTTCACCTTGCCGCTGGCGACCCAGGCGGGTCAGGTCGTCGGTGTGGAAGGTGACTTGCCGCTGGTCAAGCACGCTCGCGAAAACGCCAAGTTGAATAATCTGGACAATGTCGAGTTTCATGTCGCCGATTTGACCAAGGATTTGAAAGACCAGCCTTGGTCCAAGCAAAAATTTACCAAGGTGTTGCTGGATCCTTCCCGGGCCGGTGCATCGGAAGTGTTGCACAACTTGAAACACTGGCGGCCGGAGCGCATTGTTTACGTATCCTGCAACCCGTCCACTTTGGCCCGCGATGCCGGGATCTTGGTGAACGAGCTCGGTTACAAGCTGGTCAAGGCTGGCGTGATGGACATGTTTCCGCAAACCGCGCATGTCGAATCGATAGCCCTGTTTGTAAAATGA
- the fabG gene encoding 3-oxoacyl-ACP reductase FabG yields MSQPTILVTGSSRGIGKAIALRLAREGYDIVLHCRSRLDEAEQVKQQIVEMGRQARVLSFDLADRNAAKDSLENDIHTHSAYYGVVCNAGLSRDNAFPALSGEDWDQVLRSNLDGFYNVLYPLVMPMIQRRKPGRIVTLSSVSGLVGNRGQVNYSAAKAGIIGATKALAVELAKRKITVNCVAPGLIETEMLEGLPLEEALAAVPAKRLGTPEEVAALVAFLMSEDAGYITRQVISVNGGLC; encoded by the coding sequence ATGAGCCAACCAACCATCCTGGTCACAGGATCCAGCCGAGGCATCGGCAAAGCCATCGCCCTGCGCCTTGCTCGCGAGGGCTACGATATTGTGCTGCATTGCCGCAGTCGGCTCGATGAAGCCGAGCAAGTCAAACAGCAGATTGTCGAGATGGGCCGCCAAGCGCGCGTACTCAGTTTTGATTTAGCCGACCGGAATGCAGCCAAAGACAGTTTGGAAAACGATATTCATACCCATAGTGCCTACTACGGCGTGGTCTGCAATGCCGGTCTTTCCCGAGATAATGCCTTTCCGGCCTTGAGCGGCGAAGATTGGGACCAAGTATTGCGCAGTAATCTCGATGGTTTTTACAATGTGCTTTATCCGCTAGTCATGCCGATGATACAACGCCGTAAACCGGGGCGCATCGTCACGCTGTCTTCCGTTTCCGGTTTAGTCGGTAACCGCGGCCAAGTCAATTACAGCGCCGCAAAAGCCGGCATCATCGGCGCGACTAAAGCGCTGGCGGTTGAATTGGCGAAACGCAAAATCACCGTCAACTGCGTGGCTCCGGGTTTAATCGAGACCGAGATGCTGGAAGGATTGCCGCTTGAGGAGGCGCTTGCCGCCGTACCCGCCAAACGCTTGGGGACGCCGGAAGAAGTAGCGGCGTTGGTGGCTTTTTTGATGTCGGAAGATGCCGGCTACATTACCCGCCAAGTAATTTCCGTGAACGGAGGTTTGTGTTGA
- a CDS encoding ApeP family dehydratase: protein MCPCSLDIPDSPAVFPYPIETLVPQSGRMVLLDRVLEVGDSHIVVELEVREDGLFSCSDHSVPTWVGLEYMAQAIAAYSGYHRKCRGEAIGLGFLLGTRYFECSVGSFPCGAKLTVSAEKIIEAANDMSVFDCTITGQNIKASSKLNVLLPQDSQKFLAGKGI from the coding sequence ATGTGTCCTTGCTCATTGGACATCCCTGACAGCCCTGCGGTTTTTCCTTACCCCATCGAAACGCTAGTACCTCAGTCCGGGCGTATGGTATTGCTGGACCGGGTGCTGGAAGTAGGGGACAGCCATATCGTAGTCGAATTGGAGGTGCGCGAAGACGGCCTGTTTTCGTGTAGCGATCATAGCGTACCGACCTGGGTGGGCTTGGAATATATGGCACAAGCCATTGCCGCCTACTCCGGGTATCACCGCAAGTGCCGAGGCGAAGCGATTGGTTTGGGGTTTTTATTAGGCACTCGCTACTTCGAATGCTCGGTCGGCAGTTTTCCCTGTGGTGCCAAACTGACCGTCAGTGCGGAAAAAATTATTGAGGCGGCCAACGATATGTCGGTGTTCGACTGCACGATAACAGGGCAAAATATCAAGGCCAGCTCCAAGTTAAATGTGTTGCTGCCACAGGATTCGCAAAAATTTCTCGCCGGAAAAGGAATATGA
- a CDS encoding AMP-binding protein translates to MDSRHTAPFALHNGHVVSRGNLWADVTALAAQLPDQPYQFNLCENRYLFCLCLLAATVRGQICLLPPAGQMAVILEILRDYPGAYIAREHAPQETGLDWFEVIAPNSATAASPSHLDWQRTAVIAFTSGSTGTPKPCPHSLHTFKTSAEMAVSSLGLAEQQLLILSTTPPQHMYGLETSVFWPLFSQLVLHDGRPFFAEDIRQTINTAPWPTVLASTPTHLRSLIKTNAAWDNLAGIISATDTLSEKLAGETAAILGQSPLEIYGSTETLSFASRETLIENQWRPYAGCSLRQDKNGQTCLQAAHLAGVVPLQDTLQIQADGRFSVLGRDQDMVKIGGKRASLTELNRRLQDIDGVEDGFCFIQENGRLAAVVVSRLDNQAIRLGLQPYLDEVFLPRKIHFVTEIPRNGTGKLAKIALEKLLEGLS, encoded by the coding sequence ATGGACTCCAGACACACGGCGCCGTTTGCCCTCCACAACGGCCATGTGGTAAGCCGCGGCAATTTATGGGCCGACGTGACGGCCCTGGCCGCGCAATTACCGGATCAGCCCTATCAATTTAATTTATGCGAAAACCGCTACCTATTCTGTCTCTGCCTGTTAGCAGCCACGGTACGCGGGCAGATTTGCCTGCTGCCGCCCGCCGGGCAAATGGCGGTTATCCTGGAAATTCTACGCGACTATCCCGGCGCGTATATCGCCAGAGAACACGCTCCGCAGGAAACAGGTTTGGATTGGTTCGAAGTCATCGCGCCAAACTCTGCAACCGCAGCATCGCCATCGCATTTAGATTGGCAACGCACCGCCGTAATCGCCTTCACCTCCGGCAGCACCGGCACACCCAAGCCGTGTCCGCATAGCCTGCATACCTTTAAAACCTCCGCCGAAATGGCGGTCAGCAGCCTGGGATTGGCGGAGCAGCAACTATTGATTCTATCCACCACGCCGCCGCAACATATGTACGGCCTGGAAACCTCGGTATTTTGGCCGTTGTTTTCCCAACTGGTGCTGCACGACGGCCGGCCGTTCTTCGCCGAAGACATCCGGCAGACGATTAACACCGCGCCGTGGCCTACGGTGTTGGCGTCAACGCCTACTCATTTGCGTTCCTTAATCAAAACCAACGCCGCCTGGGACAATCTGGCCGGCATTATTTCTGCTACCGACACTTTATCCGAAAAGCTGGCCGGTGAAACGGCGGCAATTTTAGGGCAATCCCCGCTTGAAATCTATGGCAGTACCGAAACCCTGTCGTTTGCCAGCCGCGAGACATTAATTGAAAACCAATGGCGACCCTACGCAGGCTGCAGCTTGCGTCAAGATAAAAACGGACAAACCTGTCTGCAAGCCGCGCATTTAGCCGGCGTAGTGCCTTTGCAAGACACGCTGCAAATCCAAGCCGACGGCCGCTTTTCGGTATTGGGCCGGGATCAGGACATGGTGAAAATCGGTGGCAAGCGTGCTTCCTTGACCGAACTGAACCGTCGCTTGCAGGATATAGACGGCGTGGAAGATGGTTTTTGTTTTATCCAGGAGAATGGCCGTTTGGCCGCTGTCGTCGTCAGCAGACTGGACAATCAAGCCATTCGACTGGGCTTACAGCCTTATCTGGATGAGGTGTTTCTGCCGCGAAAAATTCATTTTGTTACGGAGATTCCGCGCAACGGGACAGGTAAGCTCGCAAAAATCGCACTGGAAAAGCTATTAGAAGGTTTAAGTTAA